aatAGAAATTTGTTTAGAATGGCAAAATAACTCGAGATCTCTCTTGCATTGCGGCTAGGGTTTGGCGACATGATAGGCGATTCTGAGATCTGGTTCTCCTCCGTTTCCGACATGCCCTCGCCGGCTTTCTGAAACCTCTCTCCGGACTCCTGGTGCACAAGGGAGACTACACAACACTCCTTGTGCCCCCTGCTCTTCGCTCGTCAGATCTCACGATTCTCTCTCTGGCTTCTTTGCCAAGTAACACAATATTCACGCAATATTCGCTTTCTGTTTTAAGGCAAGCTTCTCCTAAACCGACCATACCAAAACCCTAAGATCACTCTGCATCTATAAACCTGCCGTACCTCTCTCAAGCACACACCACAACTCCCTAAGCCTTACAGATCTTgatcttgatttattttctctAGTTTCTACTAAgtttttcatcccaactctcaCTATGAGTCAATCGTCTCTGATCGTCCGTAAGGGAGGTCCCTCCAATGGTGATCGACATACTTTGAACTCTGAAGATGATATCATCCGTATTCCGGACTGTGATATCAATGACGCCAAGGAACGATTCCGTCTCACTCTAATTGGGCGGGTCTTTCACGTTCGTGGGCGCAGTATCGACGCTCTAATCAACCTCCTCCCCCGCCCTCGTATCTGGAACGTAGAAGGAAGAGTCCGTGGACTCAACCTGGGGAACGGTCGGTTCCAGTTTGACTTCGACAATGAAGCGGACCTACAAATGGTTTTAAACAAGCGTCCCTGCCACTTCAACCAATGGAGTTTCGCACTGGAACGTTGGGAACCTTTCACTAGTGAAACTTTTCCAAACACAATTCCCTTTTGGATAAGTGTAACAGGAGTCCCAGTTCACTTCTGGAATGATAAAACCTTCACGGAGATCGCTAATGCGCTTGGTAAGAAAATCCTCATTGATGCAAAGAAGGCGAGAATTCAAGTCTCCATCGCAGCTGACAAGCCCCTGCAGTTTGAACGCCGAATAGGCTTCCCAAATGGAGATATTGGGAAAGTAACTCTTACATATGACGGTCTTCATCGCTACTGTTTTACCTGCAAGCTTATCTCCCATGATGAAAACACTTGCCCCCTCTTAACGCCAGAGGAAACGGAGCACAAAAGAAAGCAAAGGCTAGATAGCCATGATAACAATGATCAATCAAAACTCCCTATCTATGGCTCTCAAGTGTTTAACTCCAAGAATCCCCTGAAAAGACCCCGATCCCCTATTAATGGGAGACACCACAGTCCTTCACCAACCTCAAGAAACAGAGAGCTTTACCAAAATGAAAACGAAGGAAGAGCACGGCCTCATCCTTCTCAACTCGTGAGGCACGAGATCGCAAAAGCTCCAGTAGGCAGGGTAACCGGCAATCACACCAAGGTAGAGAAGTATGGAGTCGACTAGAAATCTCAACC
The window above is part of the Brassica napus cultivar Da-Ae chromosome C3, Da-Ae, whole genome shotgun sequence genome. Proteins encoded here:
- the LOC106417056 gene encoding uncharacterized protein At4g02000-like; the protein is MSQSSLIVRKGGPSNGDRHTLNSEDDIIRIPDCDINDAKERFRLTLIGRVFHVRGRSIDALINLLPRPRIWNVEGRVRGLNLGNGRFQFDFDNEADLQMVLNKRPCHFNQWSFALERWEPFTSETFPNTIPFWISVTGVPVHFWNDKTFTEIANALGKKILIDAKKARIQVSIAADKPLQFERRIGFPNGDIGKVTLTYDGLHRYCFTCKLISHDENTCPLLTPEETEHKRKQRLDSHDNNDQSKLPIYGSQVFNSKNPLKRPRSPINGRHHSPSPTSRNRELYQNENEGRARPHPSQLVRHEIAKAPVGRVTGNHTKVEKYGVD